The following coding sequences are from one Synergistaceae bacterium window:
- a CDS encoding argininosuccinate synthase — protein sequence MVQKKGKVVLAYSGGLDTSVAVVWLTEQGYDVITMTADVGQEVIDLEAAKNKALHSGAVKAYIFDLKKTFVENYVWPSLKANGMYQGTYPLTSALSRPLIAKTLVDIANRDGAVAVAHGCTGKGQDQVRIEVCATALNPKLEVLAPVRDWHFSREAEMEYALKHGIPVKATTASPYSIDENLWGRSIECGLLEDPWNEPPEDAYELTMNPITGPDTPDYAEITFEKGLPVALNGERMDGVKLILTLNKLAGKHGVGRVDMVEDRLVGFKSREVYECPAPITLIAAHRALETLTLDKRVLAAKKELEVKFGELTYEGYWFSPLKEAISAFVNETQQYVNGTVKVRLFRGQAVVRGMKAGKSIYRHDLATYSEGDAFDHSAAVGFIKIWGLPVRTWTSTFPSQEKAEIPIET from the coding sequence ATGGTGCAGAAGAAAGGGAAAGTCGTTCTCGCCTACAGCGGAGGACTGGATACGTCTGTAGCGGTTGTTTGGCTGACGGAGCAGGGATACGACGTCATCACGATGACAGCGGATGTGGGACAGGAGGTTATCGACCTCGAAGCGGCGAAAAACAAGGCATTGCACAGCGGCGCGGTGAAGGCTTACATTTTCGACCTGAAAAAAACCTTTGTCGAGAACTACGTCTGGCCGTCACTGAAGGCAAACGGCATGTATCAGGGAACCTACCCCCTCACCTCGGCGCTCTCCCGTCCGCTGATCGCGAAAACTCTGGTGGACATCGCGAACCGGGACGGCGCGGTGGCGGTTGCTCACGGCTGCACCGGCAAGGGACAGGATCAGGTGCGCATAGAGGTTTGCGCCACGGCCCTCAATCCGAAGCTGGAGGTTTTGGCGCCGGTGCGGGACTGGCATTTCAGCCGGGAAGCGGAGATGGAGTACGCTCTGAAGCACGGGATTCCGGTCAAAGCGACGACGGCCTCCCCCTACAGCATCGACGAAAACCTGTGGGGACGTTCCATCGAATGCGGCCTTCTGGAGGACCCTTGGAACGAACCGCCGGAGGATGCGTACGAACTGACCATGAACCCCATAACAGGGCCTGACACTCCCGATTATGCGGAAATAACCTTTGAAAAAGGTCTTCCCGTCGCGCTGAACGGAGAGCGGATGGACGGCGTGAAGCTCATTCTCACCCTCAACAAGCTGGCCGGCAAACACGGTGTCGGACGGGTCGACATGGTCGAGGACCGTCTCGTGGGGTTCAAGAGCCGCGAAGTTTACGAATGCCCCGCCCCCATCACCCTGATCGCCGCTCATCGGGCCCTCGAAACTCTGACTCTGGATAAAAGGGTTCTCGCCGCCAAGAAAGAGCTGGAAGTGAAGTTCGGCGAGCTGACTTACGAAGGATACTGGTTCTCTCCCCTGAAGGAGGCCATCTCCGCCTTCGTCAACGAGACCCAGCAGTACGTCAACGGCACGGTCAAGGTGCGTCTTTTCAGGGGACAGGCCGTCGTTCGCGGCATGAAAGCGGGAAAGAGCATTTATCGTCATGACCTCGCGACCTATTCCGAGGGAGACGCCTTCGACCACTCGGCCGCCGTGGGCTTCATCAAGATCTGGGGTCTGCCCGTCAGAACCTGGACATCGACCTTCCCCAGCCAGGAAAAGGCCGAAATTCCCATCGAGACCTAG
- the surE gene encoding 5'/3'-nucleotidase SurE, whose product MKILISNDDGICAPGIVLLSNDLAARGHTVTVVAPDRARSGAGHSITTEYCLFLRKGPFPGYDESVRTFMCNGTPADCVMAGLHLAEPEADLVLAGINRGSNLGCDVYYSGTVGAAREAYFENRRAIAVSLYLGPGRQDRSSPRTEHYETAVAAVGVLLDHPGIFPLPEGPTCLNVNVPNLPPPEVRGFRATFTGRRRYENRIRTTPAPNGEEYFWVTGSPVDRGEEEGSDVKAIKEGFITLTFLRHDETDWDLNEHLDSEKLQKIKLG is encoded by the coding sequence ATGAAGATTTTAATCTCCAATGACGACGGTATCTGCGCGCCGGGAATTGTCCTGTTGTCCAACGACCTGGCCGCCCGCGGACATACCGTGACCGTAGTCGCTCCGGATCGGGCTCGAAGCGGCGCGGGACATTCCATCACCACGGAATATTGTCTTTTCCTTCGAAAAGGCCCCTTCCCCGGCTACGACGAGTCGGTCCGGACCTTCATGTGCAATGGGACGCCGGCGGACTGCGTCATGGCCGGACTTCACCTGGCCGAACCGGAGGCTGACCTGGTTCTGGCCGGGATCAACAGAGGTTCCAACCTGGGCTGTGACGTTTACTATTCCGGAACGGTGGGGGCAGCCCGGGAGGCCTATTTCGAAAACCGCCGGGCCATCGCCGTTTCCCTGTACCTCGGACCTGGCCGGCAGGATCGATCCTCTCCCCGAACCGAGCACTACGAAACCGCCGTCGCCGCCGTCGGCGTTCTGCTGGACCATCCGGGCATCTTCCCCCTTCCGGAGGGCCCGACGTGCCTGAACGTCAACGTTCCAAACCTTCCTCCGCCGGAGGTCCGGGGCTTCCGCGCGACGTTCACGGGCCGACGCCGCTACGAAAACCGCATTCGAACCACTCCGGCCCCCAACGGAGAAGAATATTTCTGGGTGACCGGCAGCCCCGTGGACCGGGGAGAAGAGGAGGGCAGCGACGTAAAGGCCATCAAAGAGGGATTCATCACCCTGACCTTTTTACGCCACGACGAAACCGACTGGGACCTCAATGAACATCTCGACTCTGAAAAACTTCAAAAAATAAAACTTGGGTAA
- a CDS encoding site-2 protease family protein, which produces MGFLRSLSSPDGLRMLLLTLPAVLWAISFHEFCHGYAAKLVGDPTAERQGRLSLNPLAHFDLVGTLLLLFVGFGWAKPVPINTRYFRHPQRDIILVSLAGIAGNILTAIVCVLFLRIFGAGWLSLTGESGFIVILRMISINMGLATFNLIPIPPLDGSKVLYAFMPFRFTQYYYWLERYGMFILLFLLFTGAIDLFFTPISRLLWSLLPLGNLGFLRYYL; this is translated from the coding sequence ATGGGATTTTTGCGCAGCCTAAGCAGCCCTGATGGACTGCGAATGCTTTTGCTGACCCTGCCCGCCGTTTTATGGGCCATTTCATTCCACGAATTTTGCCACGGTTACGCCGCCAAGCTGGTGGGAGATCCGACCGCGGAACGGCAGGGACGTCTGTCGCTGAACCCTCTGGCGCATTTCGACCTGGTGGGAACGCTTCTGCTTCTGTTCGTCGGATTCGGATGGGCCAAACCCGTCCCCATCAACACCCGTTATTTCAGACACCCCCAGCGGGACATCATCCTCGTCTCTCTGGCGGGAATAGCCGGCAACATCCTCACAGCCATCGTCTGCGTTCTGTTTCTGCGAATTTTTGGCGCCGGCTGGCTTTCCCTGACGGGAGAGTCGGGCTTCATCGTCATTCTGAGGATGATTTCCATCAACATGGGGCTCGCCACCTTCAACCTGATCCCCATCCCTCCCCTGGACGGCTCGAAGGTTCTTTACGCCTTCATGCCCTTCCGCTTCACCCAATACTATTACTGGCTGGAACGATACGGCATGTTCATTCTGCTCTTTCTGCTGTTCACGGGAGCCATCGACCTGTTCTTTACGCCGATTTCCCGACTGCTTTGGAGCCTTTTGCCTCTGGGCAACCTGGGTTTCCTGCGTTATTATCTCTGA
- a CDS encoding CBS domain-containing protein, which yields MHLITSHLNTDFDSLASMVAIQKLYPDAVICPPGALSRRVRDFLNRYGHIWSIAKPGKIPLEQVTLMVVVDTRSRTRIGPFAALAGRQEVEVHIYDHHPPTVDDIPASVMRCEPLGAATTLIAERLIRERKSISPEEATLFATGIYDDTGALTYEATTDRDIAVLGRLRQMGADLSTILSRVEAAVPANERRLLDSLVENARESYVNGAKVVLAWGESEEYIEGLSIFVHKLRDYYDSHVTLAAVRCGKKTVLIARSAPNVLNVQQFLAPYGGNGHAQAGSATLQGKDPRELLTELECKLPEAIPSFIIVKSVMTSPVLAVDPDARVGEAYRTMLRFGHQALPVARDGEVLGMMSRRDLDKAYLHGFDRALIRDFMTEGVIAISAEASLNEAHRMMATYGFERLPVLDQGRLIGILTRADLVRALYQTWRPGERDTGSAFLWMEGITEFMEASFSPEVLSLLRRIGEKAESLNMRAYIVGGAVRDILMGNRNIDFDLCVEGDAETLVNAWKEPGCRCVVHGRYKTGTITFPNGVKVDIATTRREFYEYAAAMPEVSSDSLKQDLARRDFRINAMAVSLSSNDWGTLTDFYDGRRDLREGILRILHNLSFVEDPTRILRGIRLEQRLNLTFEDNTLRLLQSAVKGGLLQKLTDVRVRTELQIHFKEKRPLKIAARMQELSIWESLFPGFRFGGTAKKRMSRLQRLISASAGLNLWSQDHEWLVYMATLFSDSPLNVQSAAMNRLNLSVGEREIITGCLAALPPTEQFFVTKKTHQNSEVYLFLKNYDTISLLYCAAATKRRQVRRWIVRHVISFLPMKGELTGRDMLNMGYRPGPWIGELLEQIRLERMDGKVRTRDEEMWYMRENMLRN from the coding sequence ATGCACCTGATCACAAGCCATCTCAACACGGATTTCGACTCCCTGGCCAGTATGGTCGCGATCCAAAAACTCTATCCCGACGCGGTGATCTGCCCTCCAGGGGCCCTGAGCCGCCGCGTTCGGGATTTTTTGAACCGTTACGGGCACATCTGGTCTATCGCGAAACCCGGTAAAATTCCCCTCGAACAGGTTACGCTGATGGTGGTGGTGGATACCCGTTCCCGGACGCGCATCGGCCCCTTCGCCGCGCTGGCGGGACGTCAGGAGGTGGAGGTCCACATCTACGATCATCATCCCCCCACGGTGGACGACATCCCGGCCTCCGTCATGCGCTGCGAACCCCTGGGGGCGGCCACGACCCTGATCGCAGAGCGGCTGATCCGGGAGCGGAAAAGCATATCGCCCGAGGAAGCCACCCTTTTCGCCACAGGAATTTACGACGACACGGGAGCCCTGACCTACGAAGCCACCACCGACCGGGATATTGCCGTGCTGGGCCGTCTGCGTCAGATGGGAGCGGATCTGTCCACGATTCTGTCCCGGGTGGAGGCCGCCGTTCCGGCCAATGAACGCCGCCTTCTGGACTCCCTCGTGGAAAACGCCCGGGAAAGCTACGTCAACGGAGCAAAGGTCGTCCTGGCCTGGGGGGAATCGGAGGAATACATCGAGGGCCTGTCGATTTTCGTCCACAAGCTGAGGGACTATTACGATTCCCACGTGACCCTCGCCGCCGTTCGCTGCGGGAAAAAGACGGTGCTCATCGCCCGCAGCGCCCCCAACGTCCTGAACGTGCAGCAGTTTCTGGCTCCATACGGAGGCAATGGACACGCTCAGGCGGGATCGGCCACCCTTCAGGGTAAAGACCCGAGAGAACTGCTGACGGAACTGGAATGCAAACTGCCCGAGGCAATCCCCTCGTTCATCATCGTCAAAAGCGTCATGACCTCCCCCGTGCTGGCGGTGGACCCCGATGCCCGCGTAGGCGAGGCCTACCGGACGATGCTGCGTTTCGGCCATCAGGCTTTGCCCGTGGCGCGGGATGGAGAGGTGCTGGGAATGATGTCCCGCCGGGATCTGGACAAGGCCTACCTGCACGGTTTCGACAGAGCCCTGATTCGGGACTTCATGACGGAAGGGGTCATCGCCATCTCCGCCGAGGCATCGCTGAACGAAGCCCATCGCATGATGGCCACCTATGGATTCGAACGTCTGCCCGTGCTGGATCAGGGACGTCTCATCGGCATCCTGACCCGGGCAGATCTGGTTCGGGCCCTCTATCAAACCTGGCGTCCCGGCGAAAGAGACACGGGCAGCGCCTTTTTGTGGATGGAAGGCATAACGGAATTTATGGAGGCCTCCTTCTCCCCCGAGGTTTTGAGCCTGCTGCGCCGAATCGGAGAAAAGGCGGAATCTCTCAACATGCGGGCCTATATCGTGGGGGGCGCGGTGCGGGATATTCTGATGGGAAACAGGAACATCGACTTCGACCTCTGCGTGGAAGGAGACGCCGAAACCCTGGTGAACGCCTGGAAGGAGCCGGGCTGCCGCTGCGTGGTCCACGGACGCTACAAAACCGGAACCATCACCTTTCCCAACGGCGTGAAGGTGGACATCGCCACGACCCGACGGGAATTTTACGAATACGCCGCGGCCATGCCGGAAGTCAGCAGCGACTCCTTAAAGCAGGACCTGGCGCGGCGGGACTTCAGAATCAACGCCATGGCCGTATCCCTCAGCAGCAACGACTGGGGGACTCTGACGGACTTCTACGACGGACGCCGGGACCTCCGGGAAGGGATCCTGCGTATTCTGCACAACCTCAGTTTTGTGGAGGACCCCACCCGAATCCTGAGAGGGATTCGACTGGAACAGCGCCTGAACCTGACCTTCGAGGACAACACCCTGCGTCTTCTGCAAAGCGCGGTCAAGGGCGGCCTTCTGCAAAAACTCACCGACGTCCGGGTGCGCACCGAACTGCAAATTCACTTCAAAGAAAAACGCCCCCTGAAAATAGCGGCGCGGATGCAGGAACTGAGCATATGGGAGTCTCTTTTTCCCGGATTCCGGTTCGGAGGCACGGCCAAAAAGAGAATGTCGCGTCTGCAGCGGCTTATTTCCGCTTCCGCCGGTCTGAACCTCTGGTCCCAGGACCACGAGTGGCTGGTGTACATGGCAACGCTCTTTTCGGACTCCCCCCTGAACGTGCAGTCCGCCGCCATGAACCGGCTGAACCTCTCCGTCGGCGAACGCGAAATCATCACCGGCTGTCTCGCCGCTCTGCCCCCGACGGAGCAGTTTTTCGTCACGAAGAAGACTCATCAGAACTCGGAAGTTTATCTTTTTTTGAAAAACTATGACACCATTTCCCTGCTGTACTGCGCGGCCGCGACGAAACGACGCCAGGTCCGGCGGTGGATTGTACGGCACGTGATCTCCTTCCTGCCCATGAAGGGAGAACTGACCGGCAGGGACATGCTGAACATGGGATACCGTCCCGGCCCCTGGATCGGCGAACTTCTGGAACAGATCCGCCTTGAGCGCATGGACGGAAAGGTTCGTACCCGAGACGAGGAAATGTGGTATATGAGAGAAAATATGCTGCGAAACTGA
- the coaE gene encoding dephospho-CoA kinase (Dephospho-CoA kinase (CoaE) performs the final step in coenzyme A biosynthesis.), producing MKNDTVMAVTGEPGAGKSTVSRLFEELGGFLIDADRIVAGLWRSPEIIDAAFQRWGKDVMDEEGHIRHASVAKIIFSDRGEYAWVTALLHPLVRKEIQSRIAQPDRKKTWTIVEIPLLFESGAPSWVTVKVFVTASRAVRLERCRSRGWSDADLAERESFFMDSEKRMALSDFVIRNEGSLEALKTLVEEVCAKCT from the coding sequence GTGAAGAACGATACGGTTATGGCGGTTACCGGCGAACCCGGGGCTGGTAAATCCACGGTATCCCGCCTGTTCGAAGAGCTTGGGGGGTTCCTGATCGACGCCGACCGGATCGTGGCCGGGCTGTGGAGGTCCCCGGAGATTATCGACGCCGCTTTTCAGCGATGGGGAAAGGACGTCATGGACGAAGAAGGACATATCCGTCACGCCTCCGTGGCGAAAATTATCTTCTCCGACCGCGGGGAATACGCCTGGGTCACGGCCCTGCTTCATCCTCTGGTTCGGAAGGAAATCCAGAGCCGGATTGCCCAACCGGACAGAAAAAAAACCTGGACCATCGTTGAAATTCCGCTCCTGTTCGAAAGCGGCGCGCCCTCCTGGGTGACGGTGAAGGTGTTTGTCACGGCCTCCCGGGCCGTTCGGCTGGAGCGATGCCGGAGCCGGGGCTGGAGCGATGCCGATCTGGCGGAAAGGGAAAGTTTTTTCATGGACAGCGAAAAACGCATGGCTCTTTCGGATTTCGTCATTCGCAACGAGGGATCCCTGGAGGCGCTGAAAACTCTGGTGGAAGAGGTCTGTGCAAAATGCACCTGA
- a CDS encoding UvrD-helicase domain-containing protein, with the protein MSSEEILAKLSPLQREAVTCVDRPLLVLAGAGSGKTRVLTCRAAWLIAEGHAAPWQIMAVTFTNKAAGEMRERVSTLVREGADEVQVSTFHAFGLRFLFRNREEAEQLAQIRPGFAVFDRADSRGLVKQILEGAKISTKDVEPAAVLDAISREKAAWTPGPRVSTLEGLYLDVFQQYEKLLRERNAVDFDDLLIAPLRMMAADKSLQAREQKRIKWLMVDEYQDVNRPQYTLLHCLVGEDCKIMVVGDPDQSIYGWRGADVNMILNFEHDFRPKDGGRVRVVVLDENYRSSGNILGAANSLIRNNSLRREKNLKTARGAGERVYTLLANSDFQEADFVAAEIQRLRLDNGYEYGDVAILYRQNAMSRIYEQRLLETGIPYRVVRGTAFYERKEVRDVLAILKLAVNPGDLNAFERVAGLMVKGLGPKKMADFVFWAETVSRDPEIFWKTLAEKGCPLKGQVGESLSALGEKMTTLLKVSGDIGAAIDHILETMGYEELLRTKNPEDWEDRIDNVMELRSIVPAGGDLAQALAEAALFTDADKNDPDERRVVNLLTLHAAKGLEFPVVFLTGLEEEIFPNYRALENPDQMEEERRLCYVGMTRAEERLYLTAVRSRRLYGVTWERGFSRFLFEISDQYKSVDDRGGERRREERYGYGGYRRTRGW; encoded by the coding sequence ATGTCGTCTGAGGAAATTCTGGCAAAGCTGTCCCCTCTCCAGAGAGAGGCCGTAACCTGCGTGGACAGGCCCCTGCTGGTACTGGCCGGCGCGGGCAGCGGCAAAACGAGGGTGCTGACCTGCCGGGCAGCCTGGCTGATCGCCGAAGGACACGCGGCGCCCTGGCAGATTATGGCGGTCACCTTCACCAACAAGGCGGCGGGTGAGATGCGGGAGCGCGTTTCCACTCTGGTCCGGGAGGGGGCCGACGAAGTGCAGGTCAGCACGTTCCACGCCTTCGGACTGCGATTTCTGTTTCGCAACCGGGAGGAAGCGGAGCAGCTGGCTCAGATCCGGCCTGGTTTTGCCGTCTTCGACCGGGCGGACAGCCGGGGTCTGGTGAAGCAGATTCTTGAGGGGGCGAAAATCAGCACAAAGGACGTGGAACCGGCGGCGGTGCTGGACGCCATCTCCCGGGAAAAAGCCGCCTGGACCCCTGGCCCTCGGGTTTCCACTCTGGAGGGACTCTACCTGGACGTTTTTCAGCAATACGAAAAACTGCTGCGGGAACGCAACGCCGTGGATTTCGACGACCTGCTGATCGCTCCGCTTCGCATGATGGCGGCGGATAAATCCCTGCAGGCCAGAGAACAGAAGCGCATCAAATGGCTCATGGTCGACGAGTATCAGGACGTGAACAGGCCTCAGTACACGCTCCTGCACTGCCTGGTGGGAGAGGACTGCAAAATCATGGTGGTGGGAGACCCCGATCAGTCCATCTACGGCTGGCGGGGGGCTGACGTGAACATGATCCTGAATTTCGAGCACGATTTCCGGCCAAAAGACGGCGGCCGCGTCAGGGTGGTTGTGCTGGACGAGAACTACCGGTCCAGCGGAAACATCCTCGGCGCCGCCAACTCCCTGATCCGCAACAACTCCCTCCGCAGGGAGAAAAATCTGAAAACGGCCCGGGGAGCGGGAGAGCGGGTTTATACCCTGCTGGCCAACAGCGACTTTCAGGAGGCGGATTTCGTCGCGGCGGAAATCCAGCGTCTGCGCCTGGATAACGGCTATGAATACGGCGACGTGGCGATCCTGTACCGCCAGAACGCCATGAGCCGCATTTACGAGCAGAGACTTCTGGAGACGGGCATCCCCTACCGGGTGGTTCGGGGCACGGCCTTCTACGAGCGTAAGGAGGTCCGCGACGTTCTGGCCATTTTGAAACTGGCGGTGAATCCCGGAGACCTGAACGCTTTTGAACGAGTGGCGGGCCTGATGGTGAAAGGGCTGGGGCCCAAAAAAATGGCGGACTTCGTCTTTTGGGCGGAAACCGTCTCCCGAGATCCGGAAATTTTCTGGAAAACCCTGGCGGAGAAGGGCTGTCCCCTCAAAGGACAGGTGGGAGAATCCCTGTCCGCGCTGGGGGAAAAGATGACGACGCTCCTGAAGGTTTCGGGAGACATCGGAGCGGCCATCGACCACATCCTGGAGACGATGGGATATGAGGAACTGCTGCGGACGAAAAACCCGGAGGACTGGGAGGACCGTATCGACAACGTCATGGAATTGCGCTCCATCGTGCCCGCTGGGGGCGACCTGGCCCAGGCGCTGGCGGAGGCCGCCCTTTTCACCGACGCCGATAAAAACGATCCCGACGAGCGAAGGGTGGTGAACCTCCTGACTCTCCACGCGGCCAAGGGGTTGGAGTTTCCCGTGGTCTTCCTGACGGGGCTGGAAGAGGAAATTTTCCCCAACTACCGGGCCCTGGAAAATCCCGACCAGATGGAAGAAGAGCGCCGGCTGTGCTACGTGGGGATGACCCGGGCCGAAGAACGCCTCTACCTGACCGCCGTGCGCAGCCGACGTCTTTATGGAGTCACCTGGGAAAGGGGTTTTTCCCGTTTTCTGTTCGAGATTTCCGATCAGTACAAATCTGTAGACGACCGCGGAGGTGAAAGACGCCGTGAAGAACGATACGGTTATGGCGGTTACCGGCGAACCCGGGGCTGGTAA
- the hypB gene encoding hydrogenase nickel incorporation protein HypB, which translates to MTEVVTIQQAVLAEDEKYASRVRRLMEDKGIAVFNIIGSPGCGKTTLLETMAEKKDLPFSFAVIEGDIETARDAERLASKGIQALQINTRGGCHLEAHVVEKAVSSLNLEGVDVLFVENVGNLVCPAEFDIGEDFKIAVSSTPEGADKPLKYPLLFVQSGAVLLTKIDLLPFVRFDKEMFLRDLRTLNPKAPLMELDLASGRGLDAWISFIVEKIQEKRAGKTRVKATSSHVV; encoded by the coding sequence ATGACTGAAGTTGTCACGATACAGCAGGCCGTGCTGGCGGAGGATGAAAAATACGCCTCCCGCGTGCGGCGGCTCATGGAGGATAAAGGAATCGCGGTATTCAATATTATCGGCTCTCCCGGCTGCGGCAAGACGACGCTCCTGGAAACGATGGCGGAGAAAAAGGACCTTCCCTTCTCCTTCGCGGTGATTGAGGGGGACATCGAAACCGCACGGGATGCGGAGCGCCTGGCCTCCAAAGGGATTCAGGCCCTGCAGATCAACACCCGGGGCGGCTGCCATCTGGAGGCCCACGTGGTGGAGAAGGCCGTTTCCTCGCTGAACCTGGAGGGTGTGGACGTGCTTTTCGTGGAGAACGTGGGAAATCTGGTGTGCCCGGCGGAGTTCGACATCGGAGAGGACTTCAAAATCGCCGTGTCCAGCACGCCGGAGGGGGCGGACAAACCCCTGAAGTACCCCCTGCTTTTCGTTCAGTCGGGGGCCGTGCTGTTGACCAAAATCGACCTCCTGCCCTTCGTGCGTTTCGACAAAGAGATGTTTCTGCGGGATCTCCGGACTCTGAACCCGAAGGCCCCTCTTATGGAGCTGGACCTCGCCTCCGGCAGAGGACTGGACGCGTGGATTTCCTTCATCGTTGAAAAAATACAGGAAAAACGGGCGGGGAAAACCCGGGTGAAGGCGACCTCCTCTCATGTCGTCTGA
- a CDS encoding hydrogenase maturation nickel metallochaperone HypA, translated as MHELSMAEAVNNTIKELCERSGWSRVRRVVLKVGRLRQVDPELLAFAFGVVVRGTPSEGAELSVMELPTVFRCNACGRKITSEGTAFICMNCGSTDVDLLSGMELTIESMEVDQQTPER; from the coding sequence ATGCACGAACTTTCAATGGCGGAAGCGGTCAATAACACAATAAAGGAACTCTGTGAGCGATCCGGCTGGTCGCGGGTGCGGCGCGTCGTTCTGAAGGTGGGGCGTTTGCGTCAGGTGGATCCCGAACTTCTGGCTTTCGCCTTCGGGGTCGTGGTGCGGGGAACCCCCTCGGAAGGGGCTGAACTTTCCGTCATGGAGCTGCCCACGGTCTTCCGATGCAACGCCTGCGGGAGAAAAATCACCAGCGAAGGAACGGCTTTCATCTGCATGAACTGCGGCAGCACGGACGTGGACCTTCTTTCCGGCATGGAACTGACCATCGAATCCATGGAAGTGGACCAGCAGACCCCCGAGCGGTGA